In one window of Skermanella rosea DNA:
- the katG gene encoding catalase/peroxidase HPI: protein MPDDVACPFTGGSQKRTPTMFRTNRDWWPNQLNLRILRQHSSLSDPMGKGFDYAEEFKKLDLQALKRDLYALMTDSQDWWPADYGHYGPLFIRMAWHSAGTYRTYDGRGGASSGGQRFAPLNSWPDNGNLDKARRLLWPIKQKYGSRISWADLMILAGNCALESMGFKTFGFGGGRADTWEPGEDIWWGPEAEWLGDMRYTGDRVLENRLAAVQMGLIYVNPQGPNGEPDPVASGRDIRETFARMAMNDEETVALVAGGHTFGKAHGAGDPGLVGREPEGASIEMAGLGWQSTFESGKGVHTITSGIEGPWTPNPTTWDNGYFDVLFGYEWELVKSPAGAWQWAAKELEEKDHAPEVDGSGKRVRLMMTTADMAMRMDPIYEPISRRFHANPGEFADAFARAWFKLTHRDMGPRVRYLGPEVPDEDLIWQDPVPPVDHPLVDAQDIAGLKARILASGLSTAELVRTAWASANTFRGSDRRGGANGARIRLSPQKDWEANQPEQLARVLGVLEGIKAEFDAAAPGGKKVSLADLIVLGGSAAVEQAAKEGGVPVEVPFTPGRTDATQEQTDVHSFSVMEPVADGFRNYLKREVPVSPEEMMVDKAQLMTLTAPEMTVLIGGLRVLGANHGDAKHGVFTSRPGVLSTDFFVNLLDMGTVWKPVSEDEMLFEGRDRATGEAKWTATRVDLAFGANSELRAIAEVYGAGDAQERFARDFVAAWTKVMELDRFDLGKS from the coding sequence ATGCCGGACGATGTCGCCTGCCCCTTCACGGGTGGAAGCCAGAAGCGCACGCCCACCATGTTCCGGACGAACCGGGACTGGTGGCCCAATCAGCTCAACTTGCGGATCCTGCGCCAGCACTCTTCCCTCAGCGATCCCATGGGGAAAGGGTTCGACTACGCCGAGGAGTTCAAGAAGCTGGACCTCCAGGCGCTGAAGCGGGATCTTTACGCCCTGATGACCGACAGCCAGGACTGGTGGCCCGCGGATTACGGCCACTACGGTCCGCTGTTCATCCGCATGGCGTGGCACAGCGCCGGGACCTACCGCACCTATGACGGCCGCGGCGGCGCCTCGTCCGGCGGGCAGCGCTTCGCCCCGCTGAACAGTTGGCCTGACAACGGCAACCTGGACAAGGCGCGGCGGCTGCTCTGGCCGATCAAGCAGAAATACGGCAGCCGGATCTCCTGGGCCGACCTGATGATCCTCGCCGGCAACTGCGCCCTGGAATCGATGGGCTTCAAGACCTTCGGCTTCGGCGGCGGCCGCGCGGACACCTGGGAGCCGGGCGAGGACATCTGGTGGGGTCCCGAGGCCGAGTGGCTGGGCGACATGCGCTACACCGGCGACCGGGTGCTGGAGAACCGGCTGGCCGCGGTGCAGATGGGCCTGATCTACGTCAACCCGCAGGGACCCAACGGCGAGCCCGACCCGGTCGCCTCCGGCCGCGACATCCGCGAGACCTTCGCCCGCATGGCGATGAACGACGAGGAGACGGTGGCCCTGGTCGCCGGCGGCCACACCTTCGGGAAGGCCCACGGCGCGGGCGATCCCGGCCTTGTCGGCCGCGAGCCCGAGGGCGCCTCGATCGAGATGGCGGGCCTGGGCTGGCAGAGCACCTTCGAGAGCGGCAAGGGCGTCCACACGATCACCAGCGGCATCGAGGGGCCGTGGACCCCCAACCCGACGACGTGGGACAACGGCTATTTCGACGTCCTGTTCGGCTACGAGTGGGAACTGGTGAAAAGCCCCGCCGGCGCCTGGCAGTGGGCTGCGAAGGAGCTGGAGGAGAAGGACCACGCGCCGGAGGTGGACGGGTCGGGCAAGCGGGTCCGGCTGATGATGACCACCGCCGACATGGCGATGCGCATGGACCCGATCTACGAGCCGATCTCCCGGCGGTTCCACGCCAACCCCGGGGAATTCGCCGACGCCTTCGCCCGCGCCTGGTTCAAGCTCACCCACCGGGACATGGGGCCGCGCGTCCGCTATCTCGGCCCGGAGGTTCCGGACGAGGACCTGATCTGGCAGGACCCGGTGCCGCCCGTCGATCACCCGCTGGTCGATGCGCAGGACATCGCCGGGCTGAAGGCGAGGATCCTCGCGTCCGGCCTTTCGACCGCGGAACTGGTCCGGACCGCCTGGGCGTCGGCCAACACCTTCCGCGGGTCGGACCGGCGCGGCGGCGCCAACGGGGCGCGCATCCGCCTCAGCCCGCAGAAGGACTGGGAGGCCAACCAGCCGGAGCAGCTCGCCAGGGTTCTGGGCGTTCTGGAAGGCATCAAGGCGGAGTTCGACGCCGCGGCCCCGGGCGGCAAGAAGGTCTCGCTCGCCGACCTGATCGTGCTCGGCGGCTCGGCCGCGGTCGAGCAGGCCGCGAAGGAAGGCGGCGTCCCGGTGGAGGTTCCGTTCACCCCCGGCCGCACCGACGCGACGCAGGAGCAGACGGATGTCCATTCCTTCTCGGTGATGGAACCGGTCGCCGACGGCTTCCGGAACTACCTCAAGCGCGAGGTCCCGGTCTCGCCCGAGGAGATGATGGTGGACAAGGCGCAGCTGATGACGCTCACCGCGCCGGAGATGACGGTGCTCATCGGCGGCCTGCGCGTGCTGGGGGCCAACCATGGCGATGCGAAGCACGGGGTCTTCACGTCGCGGCCGGGCGTGCTGAGCACCGATTTCTTCGTCAACCTGCTCGACATGGGGACGGTGTGGAAGCCCGTGTCCGAGGACGAGATGCTGTTCGAGGGGCGGGACCGCGCCACGGGCGAGGCGAAGTGGACCGCCACCCGGGTCGATCTCGCCTTCGGTGCCAATTCCGAACTGCGCGCCATCGCCGAAGTCTACGGTGCCGGCGACGCGCAGGAGCGCTTCGCGAGGGACTTCGTCGCGGCGTGGACCAAGGTGATGGAGCTGGACCGCTTCGATCTCGGCAAATCCTGA
- a CDS encoding IS256 family transposase, translated as MARRKPPVIPDALLDQLLAGSDAKSAFDPNGLLDGLKKALAERALNAEMDHHLAGEDEAGNGRNGYGRKTVLTDTGKLELEIPRDRRATFDPQLIAKYQRRFPGFDDKIVSMYARGMSVREIVGHLRELYGVEVSPDLISAVTDAVLDEIATWQARPLEPVYPLVFFDALRVKVRDEGLVRNKAVHVALGVRADGTKEILGLWLEQNEGAKFWLRVLNELRNRGVEDILIAVVDGLKGFPDAIQAVFPQAMVQTCIVHLLRNSLEFVSWKDRRAVAAALKDIYRAIDATAAEAALEAFEDSAWGRKYPAIGPCWRRAWNEVVPFYAFPAEVRRILYTTNAIESLNAKLRRAVRARGHFPTDDAALKLIFLVLHRTEKQWTMPAREWAMAKAQFAVLFGERFTKAFA; from the coding sequence ATGGCTCGTCGCAAACCACCCGTCATCCCTGACGCCCTGCTCGACCAACTTCTTGCCGGGTCCGACGCGAAGAGCGCGTTCGATCCGAACGGCCTTCTGGACGGCCTGAAGAAGGCACTTGCCGAGCGGGCGCTGAATGCCGAGATGGACCATCATCTCGCCGGCGAGGACGAGGCCGGCAACGGCCGGAACGGCTACGGCCGCAAGACGGTGCTGACCGACACCGGCAAGCTGGAACTGGAGATCCCGCGCGATCGGCGGGCGACCTTCGATCCGCAGCTCATCGCCAAGTACCAGCGGCGCTTTCCGGGCTTCGACGACAAGATCGTATCGATGTATGCCCGCGGCATGAGCGTCCGGGAGATCGTCGGGCACCTGCGCGAACTCTACGGCGTGGAGGTCTCGCCCGACCTGATCAGCGCCGTGACCGACGCCGTGCTGGACGAGATCGCCACCTGGCAGGCCCGGCCGCTGGAGCCGGTCTACCCGCTAGTGTTCTTCGACGCCCTGCGGGTCAAGGTCCGCGACGAGGGACTGGTCCGCAACAAGGCCGTCCACGTGGCCCTCGGTGTGCGGGCCGACGGCACCAAGGAGATCCTCGGCCTGTGGCTGGAGCAGAACGAGGGCGCCAAGTTCTGGCTGCGTGTCCTGAACGAGCTGCGCAACCGCGGCGTGGAGGACATCCTGATCGCCGTGGTCGACGGGCTGAAGGGCTTTCCCGACGCCATCCAGGCGGTGTTCCCGCAGGCCATGGTCCAGACCTGCATCGTGCACCTGCTGCGCAACAGCCTGGAGTTCGTCTCCTGGAAGGACCGCCGGGCCGTCGCAGCCGCCCTGAAGGACATCTACCGGGCGATCGACGCCACGGCCGCCGAGGCCGCGCTGGAAGCCTTCGAGGACAGCGCCTGGGGACGCAAGTATCCGGCCATCGGCCCGTGCTGGCGCCGCGCCTGGAACGAGGTGGTGCCGTTCTACGCCTTCCCGGCCGAGGTCCGGCGCATCCTGTACACCACCAACGCCATCGAATCCTTGAATGCCAAGCTCCGCCGGGCCGTTCGCGCCCGAGGCCACTTCCCGACTGACGATGCCGCCCTGAAGCTGATCTTCCTGGTCTTGCACAGGACCGAGAAACAGTGGACCATGCCGGCACGCGAATGGGCCATGGCAAAGGCTCAGTTCGCCGTCCTCTTCGGTGAGCGCTTCACAAAGGCATTCGCCTGA
- a CDS encoding DUF7017 domain-containing protein has protein sequence MSSSSEVFKLRRDRQIDAAYEMARERITSPDRDAWDVRAYAWCLIDLLKANARKGSSEAAEDYARQLRALELPENDEILTKERGRALSLLEEGAGEIAQAQEHSKAGRLRDAIKIYADLARRKPLGPEISTNYGWDLYKATKDLLGKKLPEELLPAVVGEARRHLNAYMGLEVERPSQLHSCMLYMASRLASGDHLKMLPFARLWGLEHLRQEDFERFAAKDGKSIPALAEKVVMKAAKEAAETGNRADLDYMLLFVDRMMARFPDNHWLELNKVKLLRALGRQDEARNLALSFTKTKSQEYWAWELLGDLQADPGTRLACYCKSLTCSQDDNFVSPLRLKLAREFLDAGHTAEAKGEIERIFEHKKRSGHRVPVDVQDMTAMDWYAAIDATPPKAGFYARFAAAADDLLFSDLPWIDACVGETFTVEGQDGKPRRKLYLKTPFLPAEVSIPENRLKLKSPRIGQPIRVKADYDPEGERRFILHAVSDRPDGAPFDIFPETVGIVDHVNPSKGLMHFTAGREAQGTFPLAHYKGIAAVGAFVSFKLATFQSRKGGGVRALTAEATSKTPGTQVCRSFRSMVKVRNGLGFTDDNIFIPPDLVRASDINDEDVVTGVAVQSFDKRKRNWGWKAILVSEV, from the coding sequence ATGAGCTCGTCGAGCGAGGTCTTCAAGCTCCGCCGGGACCGCCAGATCGACGCCGCCTACGAGATGGCGCGGGAGCGCATAACGTCGCCCGACCGAGATGCCTGGGACGTTCGAGCCTATGCCTGGTGCCTCATCGACCTTCTGAAGGCGAACGCCCGGAAGGGCTCCAGCGAAGCGGCCGAGGATTATGCCCGTCAGCTGCGGGCGCTGGAGCTGCCCGAGAACGATGAGATCCTCACCAAGGAGCGTGGCCGTGCGCTCTCGCTCCTCGAGGAAGGGGCGGGCGAGATCGCCCAGGCGCAGGAGCACAGCAAAGCTGGGCGCCTCCGCGACGCGATCAAGATTTACGCCGATCTTGCCCGCCGCAAGCCGCTTGGCCCCGAGATCTCGACGAACTATGGCTGGGATCTCTACAAAGCGACAAAGGACCTTTTGGGGAAGAAGCTCCCAGAGGAGTTGCTGCCGGCCGTCGTGGGCGAGGCTCGGCGCCATCTCAACGCCTATATGGGACTCGAGGTCGAGCGTCCCTCGCAGCTTCACAGCTGCATGCTGTACATGGCCTCGCGCCTCGCCTCCGGCGACCATCTCAAGATGTTGCCCTTCGCCCGTCTCTGGGGGCTCGAGCATCTCCGGCAGGAGGACTTCGAGCGTTTCGCCGCGAAGGACGGGAAGAGCATCCCCGCGCTCGCCGAGAAGGTGGTCATGAAGGCCGCAAAGGAAGCCGCCGAGACCGGCAACCGTGCCGATCTCGACTACATGCTGCTCTTCGTCGACCGCATGATGGCGCGCTTCCCGGACAACCACTGGTTGGAGCTGAACAAAGTGAAGCTCCTCCGGGCGCTTGGACGCCAGGACGAGGCCCGGAACCTTGCGCTCTCCTTCACTAAGACGAAATCCCAGGAGTATTGGGCATGGGAGCTTCTCGGAGATCTTCAGGCCGATCCTGGGACACGCCTGGCCTGCTACTGCAAGTCTCTGACCTGCTCGCAGGATGACAATTTCGTGAGTCCGCTTCGCCTGAAGCTCGCGCGCGAGTTCCTGGACGCCGGGCATACGGCCGAGGCAAAGGGGGAGATCGAACGGATCTTCGAGCACAAGAAGCGCTCCGGCCATCGTGTGCCTGTCGACGTGCAGGACATGACCGCCATGGACTGGTATGCAGCCATCGATGCCACGCCCCCTAAGGCCGGCTTCTATGCGCGCTTCGCGGCCGCAGCCGACGACCTCCTGTTCTCTGACCTCCCTTGGATCGACGCCTGCGTGGGAGAAACATTCACTGTTGAAGGACAGGACGGGAAGCCGAGGCGGAAGCTTTATCTCAAGACCCCCTTTCTTCCCGCCGAAGTGTCTATCCCGGAAAACAGGCTGAAGCTGAAGTCGCCGCGGATTGGCCAGCCCATCCGGGTGAAGGCCGACTACGACCCTGAGGGCGAGCGGCGCTTCATTCTCCATGCGGTCTCCGACCGTCCGGACGGTGCGCCCTTTGACATCTTCCCTGAAACGGTTGGAATCGTCGACCACGTCAACCCCAGCAAGGGCTTGATGCACTTCACGGCCGGCCGGGAAGCACAGGGAACCTTCCCTCTCGCCCACTACAAGGGGATAGCCGCTGTCGGCGCATTCGTCTCCTTCAAGCTGGCCACGTTCCAGTCTCGCAAGGGAGGAGGCGTGCGCGCCCTGACGGCCGAAGCGACGAGCAAAACGCCTGGCACTCAGGTCTGCCGGTCCTTTCGGAGTATGGTCAAAGTAAGGAATGGCCTGGGCTTCACTGACGACAACATCTTCATTCCGCCTGATCTCGTGAGAGCCAGTGATATCAATGACGAGGATGTCGTGACTGGAGTCGCTGTCCAGAGCTTTGATAAGAGGAAGAGGAACTGGGGGTGGAAAGCGATCTTGGTCAGTGAGGTGTGA